The Deltaproteobacteria bacterium genome window below encodes:
- a CDS encoding ferredoxin family protein, with protein sequence MNLSFDRECCIGCGACVEHCPGHVLAMNEEGRPYERYPDDCWYCGVCQVECPEDCIRVIFPYLIR encoded by the coding sequence ATGAACCTCTCGTTTGACAGGGAATGTTGTATCGGTTGCGGGGCATGCGTGGAACACTGCCCTGGCCACGTGCTGGCAATGAACGAGGAAGGGCGGCCTTACGAGAGGTATCCCGACGACTGTTGGTATTGCGGCGTGTGCCAGGTGGAATGCCCCGAGGATTGTATCCGGGTGATTTTTCCCTACCTGATCAGGTAA